A window of the Henckelia pumila isolate YLH828 chromosome 3, ASM3356847v2, whole genome shotgun sequence genome harbors these coding sequences:
- the LOC140886618 gene encoding BTB/POZ domain-containing protein At2g46260-like isoform X1, translating into MSNLGMDLFDPRSAVMDSDLISSPTRGPDPDFGFAFNDSNFSDRLLRIEIVSDSRAESEVCQTVADWAATRKSKRHRGDIVKKDTDMYHSFAALDINNSPEEQILDCLQPDDEEGVGDENHDEEEIRMIEDPHSGDEAANSDDSNWSDDCSKVLRVEMLHISSPILAAKSPFFYKLFSNGMMESEQRHVTLRISASEEAALMELLNFMYSNTLTVTTAPAILDVLMAADKFEVASCMRHCSRLLRNLPMNPESALLYLDLPSSVLIADAVQPLTDAAKQFLASRYKDISKYQDEVMNLPLAGIEAILSSDDLQVASEDAVYDFVLKWTRTHYQTQEERRDILCSRLGRYIRFPYMTCRKLRKVLTCTDFDHDFGTKAVLDALFFKAEAPHRQRTHAIEDSTYMSRRFIERAYKYRPVKVIEFEVPRQQCVVYLDLKREECSHLFPSGRVYSQAFHLGGQGFFLSAHCNMDQQSSFHCFGLFLGMQEKGSISFAVDYEFAARSKPTEEYISKYKGNYTFTGGKAVGYRNLFSIPWTSFMADDSLYFINGILHLKAELTIKR; encoded by the exons ATGAGTAATTTGGGTATGGATCTGTTCGATCCGAGGAGTGCTGTGATGGATTCGGACCTCATATCGTCCCCGACCCGAGGGCCTGACCCGGATTTTGGCTTCGCCTTCAACGACAGCAACTTCTCCGACCGGTTGCTCCGGATCGAGATTGTTTCGGATTCCCGAGCTGAATCTGAGGTTTGTCAAACCGTTGCCGATTGGGCGGCGACTCGGAAGAGCAAGCGCCATCGTGGAGATATTGTCAAGAAGGACACGG ACATGTACCACTCGTTTGCAGCTTTGGATATCAACAATTCCCCGGAAGAGCAGATTTTAGATTGTCTGCAGCCAGATGATGAAGAAGGTGTGGGCGATGAGAATCATGATGAAGAAGAGATTCGGATGATAGAAGATCCTCATTCAG GGGATGAAGCTGCAAATAGTGATGATTCAAATTGGTCTGATGATTGTTCTAAAGTTCTAAGGGTCGAGATGTTACACATTAGCTCTCCCATCTTAGCAGCTAAGAGTCCATTTTTCTATAAG TTATTCTCAAATGGCATGATGGAATCGGAGCAGAGACACGTAACTCTGAGAATTAGTGCCTCTG AGGAAGCTGCCCTTATGGAACTTCTGAATTTCATGTATTCCAATACATTAACCGTAACTACAGCTCCTGCTATACTGGACGTTCTTATGGCTGCTGATAAATTCGAGGTCGCTTCATGTATGAGACACTGCAGTCGTTTATTAAGAAACTTGCCCATGAATCCAGAGTCTGCCTTGCTGTATCTGGATCTTCCTTCCAGTGTGCTAATTGCTGATGCTGTTCAGCCATTGACTGACGCTGCAAAACAGTTTTTAGCTTCTCGTTATAAAGATATATCAAA GTATCAGGATGAGGTAATGAATTTGCCTCTTGCGGGAATTGAGGCAATCTTGTCCAGCGACGACCTTCAGGTGGCCTCGGAAGATGCAGTGTATGATTTTGTGCTGAAATGGACTAGAACTCATTATCAAACTCAGGAGGAGCGCCGGGATATCCTCTGCAGTCGCTTGGGTCGTTATATACGCTTTCCATATATGACTTGCAGGAAGCTGAGGAAAGTTTTAACTTGCACCGACTTTGATCATGATTTTGGTACTAAAGCTGTGCTCGATGCCCTTTTTTTCAAGGCTGAAGCTCCTCATCGTCAGCGAACACATGCCATAGAGGACTCAACCTACATGAGTCGCCGCTTCATAGAACGTGCATACAAGTACCGCCCTGTGAAGGTGATTGAGTTTGAGGTCCCACGTCAGCAGTGTGTGGTCTACTTAGATCTTAAACGGGAGGAATGCTCCCATTTATTCCCATCAGGTCGGGTATACTCTCAAGCTTTCCACTTGGGTGGACAAGGATTCTTCCTTTCTGCACACTGCAACATGGATCAGCAGAGCTCGTTTCATTGCTTTGGTCTTTTCTTGGGGATGCAAGAGAAGGGTTCCATATCATTCGCTGTAGACTATGAATTCGCTGCCAGATCAAAGCCAACCGAAGAGTATATAAGCAAATATAAAGGTAACTACACGTTTACAGGTGGTAAGGCAGTCGGATATCGCAATCTTTTTAGCATTCCTTGGACTTCTTTCATGGCTGATGATAGTCTTTATTTCATCAATGGCATACTCCATCTCAAAGCTGAGCTAACCATCAAACGCTGA
- the LOC140886618 gene encoding BTB/POZ domain-containing protein POB1-like isoform X2, whose translation MSNLGMDLFDPRSAVMDSDLISSPTRGPDPDFGFAFNDSNFSDRLLRIEIVSDSRAESEVCQTVADWAATRKSKRHRGDIVKKDTALDINNSPEEQILDCLQPDDEEGVGDENHDEEEIRMIEDPHSGDEAANSDDSNWSDDCSKVLRVEMLHISSPILAAKSPFFYKLFSNGMMESEQRHVTLRISASEEAALMELLNFMYSNTLTVTTAPAILDVLMAADKFEVASCMRHCSRLLRNLPMNPESALLYLDLPSSVLIADAVQPLTDAAKQFLASRYKDISKYQDEVMNLPLAGIEAILSSDDLQVASEDAVYDFVLKWTRTHYQTQEERRDILCSRLGRYIRFPYMTCRKLRKVLTCTDFDHDFGTKAVLDALFFKAEAPHRQRTHAIEDSTYMSRRFIERAYKYRPVKVIEFEVPRQQCVVYLDLKREECSHLFPSGRVYSQAFHLGGQGFFLSAHCNMDQQSSFHCFGLFLGMQEKGSISFAVDYEFAARSKPTEEYISKYKGNYTFTGGKAVGYRNLFSIPWTSFMADDSLYFINGILHLKAELTIKR comes from the exons ATGAGTAATTTGGGTATGGATCTGTTCGATCCGAGGAGTGCTGTGATGGATTCGGACCTCATATCGTCCCCGACCCGAGGGCCTGACCCGGATTTTGGCTTCGCCTTCAACGACAGCAACTTCTCCGACCGGTTGCTCCGGATCGAGATTGTTTCGGATTCCCGAGCTGAATCTGAGGTTTGTCAAACCGTTGCCGATTGGGCGGCGACTCGGAAGAGCAAGCGCCATCGTGGAGATATTGTCAAGAAGGACACGG CTTTGGATATCAACAATTCCCCGGAAGAGCAGATTTTAGATTGTCTGCAGCCAGATGATGAAGAAGGTGTGGGCGATGAGAATCATGATGAAGAAGAGATTCGGATGATAGAAGATCCTCATTCAG GGGATGAAGCTGCAAATAGTGATGATTCAAATTGGTCTGATGATTGTTCTAAAGTTCTAAGGGTCGAGATGTTACACATTAGCTCTCCCATCTTAGCAGCTAAGAGTCCATTTTTCTATAAG TTATTCTCAAATGGCATGATGGAATCGGAGCAGAGACACGTAACTCTGAGAATTAGTGCCTCTG AGGAAGCTGCCCTTATGGAACTTCTGAATTTCATGTATTCCAATACATTAACCGTAACTACAGCTCCTGCTATACTGGACGTTCTTATGGCTGCTGATAAATTCGAGGTCGCTTCATGTATGAGACACTGCAGTCGTTTATTAAGAAACTTGCCCATGAATCCAGAGTCTGCCTTGCTGTATCTGGATCTTCCTTCCAGTGTGCTAATTGCTGATGCTGTTCAGCCATTGACTGACGCTGCAAAACAGTTTTTAGCTTCTCGTTATAAAGATATATCAAA GTATCAGGATGAGGTAATGAATTTGCCTCTTGCGGGAATTGAGGCAATCTTGTCCAGCGACGACCTTCAGGTGGCCTCGGAAGATGCAGTGTATGATTTTGTGCTGAAATGGACTAGAACTCATTATCAAACTCAGGAGGAGCGCCGGGATATCCTCTGCAGTCGCTTGGGTCGTTATATACGCTTTCCATATATGACTTGCAGGAAGCTGAGGAAAGTTTTAACTTGCACCGACTTTGATCATGATTTTGGTACTAAAGCTGTGCTCGATGCCCTTTTTTTCAAGGCTGAAGCTCCTCATCGTCAGCGAACACATGCCATAGAGGACTCAACCTACATGAGTCGCCGCTTCATAGAACGTGCATACAAGTACCGCCCTGTGAAGGTGATTGAGTTTGAGGTCCCACGTCAGCAGTGTGTGGTCTACTTAGATCTTAAACGGGAGGAATGCTCCCATTTATTCCCATCAGGTCGGGTATACTCTCAAGCTTTCCACTTGGGTGGACAAGGATTCTTCCTTTCTGCACACTGCAACATGGATCAGCAGAGCTCGTTTCATTGCTTTGGTCTTTTCTTGGGGATGCAAGAGAAGGGTTCCATATCATTCGCTGTAGACTATGAATTCGCTGCCAGATCAAAGCCAACCGAAGAGTATATAAGCAAATATAAAGGTAACTACACGTTTACAGGTGGTAAGGCAGTCGGATATCGCAATCTTTTTAGCATTCCTTGGACTTCTTTCATGGCTGATGATAGTCTTTATTTCATCAATGGCATACTCCATCTCAAAGCTGAGCTAACCATCAAACGCTGA
- the LOC140886618 gene encoding BTB/POZ domain-containing protein POB1-like isoform X3: MIEDPHSGDEAANSDDSNWSDDCSKVLRVEMLHISSPILAAKSPFFYKLFSNGMMESEQRHVTLRISASEEAALMELLNFMYSNTLTVTTAPAILDVLMAADKFEVASCMRHCSRLLRNLPMNPESALLYLDLPSSVLIADAVQPLTDAAKQFLASRYKDISKYQDEVMNLPLAGIEAILSSDDLQVASEDAVYDFVLKWTRTHYQTQEERRDILCSRLGRYIRFPYMTCRKLRKVLTCTDFDHDFGTKAVLDALFFKAEAPHRQRTHAIEDSTYMSRRFIERAYKYRPVKVIEFEVPRQQCVVYLDLKREECSHLFPSGRVYSQAFHLGGQGFFLSAHCNMDQQSSFHCFGLFLGMQEKGSISFAVDYEFAARSKPTEEYISKYKGNYTFTGGKAVGYRNLFSIPWTSFMADDSLYFINGILHLKAELTIKR; this comes from the exons ATGATAGAAGATCCTCATTCAG GGGATGAAGCTGCAAATAGTGATGATTCAAATTGGTCTGATGATTGTTCTAAAGTTCTAAGGGTCGAGATGTTACACATTAGCTCTCCCATCTTAGCAGCTAAGAGTCCATTTTTCTATAAG TTATTCTCAAATGGCATGATGGAATCGGAGCAGAGACACGTAACTCTGAGAATTAGTGCCTCTG AGGAAGCTGCCCTTATGGAACTTCTGAATTTCATGTATTCCAATACATTAACCGTAACTACAGCTCCTGCTATACTGGACGTTCTTATGGCTGCTGATAAATTCGAGGTCGCTTCATGTATGAGACACTGCAGTCGTTTATTAAGAAACTTGCCCATGAATCCAGAGTCTGCCTTGCTGTATCTGGATCTTCCTTCCAGTGTGCTAATTGCTGATGCTGTTCAGCCATTGACTGACGCTGCAAAACAGTTTTTAGCTTCTCGTTATAAAGATATATCAAA GTATCAGGATGAGGTAATGAATTTGCCTCTTGCGGGAATTGAGGCAATCTTGTCCAGCGACGACCTTCAGGTGGCCTCGGAAGATGCAGTGTATGATTTTGTGCTGAAATGGACTAGAACTCATTATCAAACTCAGGAGGAGCGCCGGGATATCCTCTGCAGTCGCTTGGGTCGTTATATACGCTTTCCATATATGACTTGCAGGAAGCTGAGGAAAGTTTTAACTTGCACCGACTTTGATCATGATTTTGGTACTAAAGCTGTGCTCGATGCCCTTTTTTTCAAGGCTGAAGCTCCTCATCGTCAGCGAACACATGCCATAGAGGACTCAACCTACATGAGTCGCCGCTTCATAGAACGTGCATACAAGTACCGCCCTGTGAAGGTGATTGAGTTTGAGGTCCCACGTCAGCAGTGTGTGGTCTACTTAGATCTTAAACGGGAGGAATGCTCCCATTTATTCCCATCAGGTCGGGTATACTCTCAAGCTTTCCACTTGGGTGGACAAGGATTCTTCCTTTCTGCACACTGCAACATGGATCAGCAGAGCTCGTTTCATTGCTTTGGTCTTTTCTTGGGGATGCAAGAGAAGGGTTCCATATCATTCGCTGTAGACTATGAATTCGCTGCCAGATCAAAGCCAACCGAAGAGTATATAAGCAAATATAAAGGTAACTACACGTTTACAGGTGGTAAGGCAGTCGGATATCGCAATCTTTTTAGCATTCCTTGGACTTCTTTCATGGCTGATGATAGTCTTTATTTCATCAATGGCATACTCCATCTCAAAGCTGAGCTAACCATCAAACGCTGA